AGAAAACTTTAAAGTTGCTGTAGGACATGGTAAAACAGCAAATTTTATTAATTACTATCTGTTAAAAGGTATTCCTTTATTTCAATCTTATATTGTTTTAAGTCCAGAGTTAGCTCCAGATATGGCTAATTATTTAACAGAAGTATTTCCTAAACTAGAACAAAAAACGTTTTACTATTTAGCAAGTACTACCAATGATGCCTCAAATATTCATGAACAAACTGAAGCTTTGTCTAACGCATTAAAAGCAATAGACAATAATAATGTTTTAAAAACATTTGAGACGTTTGATGGACCATCACACTACACCTTACCCACTCACGCAATTCCTAAAGCATTAGAGAGTATCTTTTTAGTGTTTCAGCCAATTAGTAAAAAAGAGTACAAAGAAACAATTCTAAATCTAGAAGGCAATCCAGTGGATTACCTGACGGAAAAATACCAAATGATTGATGAGTTGTTTGGAATAGAAAAACCAATTTTAATTAACGATTTTAAAGCAATTGAAGCAGCTATTAAAAAGAAAGAAAATTGGGAATATTTTGAAGATTTAGGAAAATTAGCTAGAAAAGAATATCCAGATACATTATTAGGAAATTATTATTTAGGACGCTTTTATGAAGAAACAGGAGAGCCTAAAAAAGCAATGAAAACATACCAGTCGGCTTATGTGCTATCAGAAATAGCAGGTATTACTAAAGATCACGTTTTAGAATTATCAGAACAGATTAAAGCAGATTTTGGATATTAACTTATGGCTAAAGTAAAAACTACCTTTTTTTGTCAAAATTGCGGTACGCAATATGCTAAATGGCAAGGACAATGTAATGCCTGCAAGGAGTGGAATACAATTGTTGAAGAGGTTGTGCAAAAACCAGAAAAAAGCGATTGGAAAACACCTACTAATAATACAAAACGAGCATCAAAACCATTAAGAATAAACGAAATTGATTCCTCTAAAGAAGCAAGATTAGATACGCTTGATGCGGAATTTAATCGTGTGTTGGGTGGTGGGATTGTACCAGGATCTTTAACGCTTTTGGGTGGAGAACCAGGTATTGGTAAAAGTACATTGTTACTTCAAATTTCATTAAAATTACCCTATAAAACCTTATACGTTTCTGGAGAAGAAAGTCAAAAGCAAATAAAAATGCGTGCCGAGCGTATAAACCCGGAAAACGAAAGTTGCTACATTCTTACTGAAACAAAAACACAAAATATTTTTAAGCAAATAGAAGCCTTAGAGCCAGATATTGTAATTATTGATTCTATTCAAACATTGCATTCTGATTATATAGAGTCCTCAAGTGGAAGTATCAGCCAGGTTAAAGAGTGTACGACAGAGCTTATTAAATTTGCTAAAGAAACCAATACACCAGTAATTTTGATTGGTCATATAACAAAAGATGGTAACATCGCTGGACCAAAAATATTAGAACACATGGTAGATACAGTGCTTCAGTTTGAAGGAGATCGTAACCATGTTTTTAGAATTTTACGTGCGCAAAAAAACCGATTTGGATCTACACACGAACTTGGAATATATGAAATGCAAGGTTCGGGATTAAGAGAGGTTTCCAATCCAAGCGAAATATTAATTTCAAAAAAAGATGACGAGTTGTCTGGTAACGCTATAGCAGCAACATTAGAAGGTATGCGTCCATTAATGATTGAGGTTCAGGCATTGGTTAGTACAGCAGTTTATGGTACGCCTCAACGTAGTGCAACTGGATTTAATGCTAAACGACTAAATATGTTGTTAGCAGTTTTAGAAAAACGTGCAGGCTTCAGGCTTGGCGCAAAGGATGTTTTTTTAAATATAACTGGAGGTATATCTGTGGATGATCCAGCAATAGATTTAGCAGTGGTAGCAGCAATATTATCCTCAAATGAGGACGAAGCTTTGCAAGCAAATTTTTGTTTTGCTGCAGAAGTTGGTTTATCTGGAGAAATCAGACCAGTACAGCGTGTGGAACAACGTATACTTGAGGCAGAAAAACTAGGTTTCTCCACTATTTTTGTGTCTAAATACAATAAAATTTCTTTAAAAAATACTGCAATTAAAATTCAATTAATCTCTAAAATTGAAGACTTGGTGGATTTGATAATTACTTAAACTTCAATTGTAAATATAATTTTGAGATAGTTTTTTAATGAACAAAATAATGCTTTGTGTTTTTAAACGGATTAATATTACGTTCTAACGAAAATAAAAGGTAAATTGAAACCTACATATGATATTTGTCGTAGGTATCTTGCTTTACTGTAAATCCTTTCCCTCATAGCTTTTAAAAGAAAGTAAAATATATGCTATAAATCTATAAGTTAGTTTGTTATGAGTGTTTTGAAGGGTGAGAAAATATCGCTTTTATTTGATAAAATAGTTAGGTTAAAACACTTTTTAACTTGGTTATTTGTTTTTTATAGACAAAAACATTTTTCATACTAATTTATCTGAATTTTCTTTCAAACAACATTTTGATGTGCTCAATATCAATATATTATTCCTTAAACAAATGATTTTAAAACAAACTCTAGCAAATATTTGCTTAAAAGTAGTGGTGTTTATTTTGCTTTTAATCGGTAATCAAACGGTTAAAGCACAATGTATTCCTACAGGGATGCAATCATGGAATTATTTTAATATTAGCAATGTGCAAATAAATGGAGATGGAGCAAGTCAACTAATTAATTTTTCAGGAGGTGATAATTCTGTATATAAAGATTTTACTTCTCAATCGGTAAATGTGACTGTCGGTAACACTTATAATGTGACTATTGATCATGTAAAGGAGACATGGGGAAATGTAAAGGTGAAAATGTGGATTGACTATGAGGGAAATGGAACTTATATAGAGGTTTATGATTCAGGTATAGCGGTAAATAATAATCTATCAACTTATACTACTAATGCATCTTTTACAGTAGATAATGTTTCGATTCCAGGGTCAGTTGTTTTAAGGGTTGCTGCAACGTACCATGGAGGAAGTATTACGGATGCCTGTACATTTATTGATAGAGCAGAGGTGGAAGATTACACATTAAATGTAACACCAATATCTGCTACACCAATTGCTGTAAATGAGGAATTGACTGTGACTAAAAACAGTACTGCTGGTTTGGATAATCAAGTAAATGTAGCTGCCAATGATTATATTGGAACTACAGGTGGTGACTCTGATGATTATGCTATATCTACATTGCCAAGTAATGGAGCGGTTTCAGAAATTTCGGATGGTACTTTCCAATATATTCCAAACGCTAATTTTTTAGGTGCAGATAGCTTTACTTATAATTTATGTAATAATATTAATCAATGTGTGCAAGGTACAGTATCTGTAACTGTCTTAAATAATTATTGTACACCATCAGGAGTAACAAATGGAATACGATACATTACTAATGTCACTTTACCAGGAGAAACCGTTACAATTGATAATGACTCAGGCGATGGAGGAGGTTACGAGGATTTTACTCATATTCCTGCTGCAGATTTATATTTAGGAAATAGTTATGACTTATCTATTTTAATAGATGGAAACACCACTTTAACTGCTAGTAATCATAGGTCTGGATGGGTCGCATTTATAGACTTTAATCAGGATGGTGTTTTTGATACAGGAAGTGAGAGGGTGTATCGTTCTGGTGGTAATACTGGAGGAGAGGAGTCTAATGTATCTTTTCCTTATGCTTCAAGGGAGTTTACTGTTCCTTTTACTGCAGTTCATGGTGCAACTACTATGCGTATTGGTATGAGACAATATTGGTCACCTGACAGTGGTTGCTCTACTGCTACAGTAATAGATTATGAAGATTATAAAGTCAATATAGGGTTAGATCCTAGTGCGCCTCAAGATATAACTGTAACAGGAAATAGTTCTGAAATTACAAATGGACAAACCCAAACTACGTATTCTAATTTTACCGACTTTGGAACTTATGATATTAATGGTGGTGCAAAAACAAGAGTTTTTGAAATAGTTAATAGTGGTTCTCAGCCCTTAGTTTTAGGAGCTGTTCCAGTCCAACTTCAAGCAGGTTCGAGTGCTGATTTTTCTATCTTAACACAGCCAGCAGCAGGAACAACACTTGCAGCGGGAGGCGTTGTATCTTTTTCAATTAGTTTTGATCCAAGTACTATAAATAATAATATTACAGCTGTCGTGTTGTTAAATAGTGACGATCCGGACGAGAACCCTTTTACATACGTAATTAAAGGGGATGGTCAAGAGTTGTATCCTGATACAGATGGAGATGGTGTGTCAAACAATATTGATATTGATG
The genomic region above belongs to Olleya sp. Hel_I_94 and contains:
- a CDS encoding alpha/beta hydrolase, translating into MKHIFFLFVGLFLTSNLSAQTIYKELNSERLGETRQIKIQLPRNYDTSSKKYPVIYVFDADYLFEPVAGNVDYYAYWEDIPEAIVIGVNQYGLRENDCYYSEQNSLPIESGAAFFEFISMELVPFIDKTFRTENFKVAVGHGKTANFINYYLLKGIPLFQSYIVLSPELAPDMANYLTEVFPKLEQKTFYYLASTTNDASNIHEQTEALSNALKAIDNNNVLKTFETFDGPSHYTLPTHAIPKALESIFLVFQPISKKEYKETILNLEGNPVDYLTEKYQMIDELFGIEKPILINDFKAIEAAIKKKENWEYFEDLGKLARKEYPDTLLGNYYLGRFYEETGEPKKAMKTYQSAYVLSEIAGITKDHVLELSEQIKADFGY
- the radA gene encoding DNA repair protein RadA, giving the protein MAKVKTTFFCQNCGTQYAKWQGQCNACKEWNTIVEEVVQKPEKSDWKTPTNNTKRASKPLRINEIDSSKEARLDTLDAEFNRVLGGGIVPGSLTLLGGEPGIGKSTLLLQISLKLPYKTLYVSGEESQKQIKMRAERINPENESCYILTETKTQNIFKQIEALEPDIVIIDSIQTLHSDYIESSSGSISQVKECTTELIKFAKETNTPVILIGHITKDGNIAGPKILEHMVDTVLQFEGDRNHVFRILRAQKNRFGSTHELGIYEMQGSGLREVSNPSEILISKKDDELSGNAIAATLEGMRPLMIEVQALVSTAVYGTPQRSATGFNAKRLNMLLAVLEKRAGFRLGAKDVFLNITGGISVDDPAIDLAVVAAILSSNEDEALQANFCFAAEVGLSGEIRPVQRVEQRILEAEKLGFSTIFVSKYNKISLKNTAIKIQLISKIEDLVDLIIT